The Octopus sinensis linkage group LG19, ASM634580v1, whole genome shotgun sequence genome contains a region encoding:
- the LOC115222042 gene encoding zinc finger BED domain-containing protein 5-like, producing the protein MTQKCFRWILRLAFYEVSRKIAVAKKLHDIGEELILPCCKDIISNVLGSSELLKLKHVSLSNDTLDETTDVANVTHLCVCLRYVFNNHLEDEFLFCETLNTKTIAREIFNKVDKSFEVHDINWEYVICVCTDGAPAMVGCCSGFQTLVKEKSPGAIDTHCTIHQQALIVKTMPDELKNVLKPR; encoded by the exons ATGACTCAGAAATGCTTTCGCTGGATATTACGGCTAGCATTCTACGAGGTTTCAAGGAAAATAGCTGTTGCCAAAAAGCTCCACGATATCGGCGAAGAGTTGATATTACCTTGCTGCAAAGATATCATATCGAATGTGTTGGGAAGTTCTGAACTTCTGAAGCTGAAGCATGTCTCTCTCTCAAACGATACT CTTGATGAAACGACGGATGTTGCCAACGTGACCCACCTTTGCGTCTGTCTACGTTATGTATTTAACAATCACCTGGAAGACGAATTCCTGTTTTGCGAAACCCTCAACACCAAAACAATCGCAAGGGAAATATTTAACAAAGTGGACAAATCTTTTGAGGTTCATGATATCAACTGGGAGTATGTCATTTGCGTGTGCACCGACGGCGCTCCGGCGATGGTTGGTTGCTGTTCCGGTTTTCAAACTTTGGTGAAAGAAAAATCCCCAGGTGCTATTGATACACACTGCACAATTCATCAACAAGCACTAATTGTGAAAACAATGCCTGATGAGTTAAAAAATGTTCTGAAACCGCGGTGA